Proteins encoded within one genomic window of Calypte anna isolate BGI_N300 chromosome 25, bCalAnn1_v1.p, whole genome shotgun sequence:
- the LOC103538303 gene encoding ras-related protein Rab-11A isoform X2, translated as MRGKEDEYDYLFKVVLIGDSGVGKSNLLSRFTRNEFNLESKSTIGVEFATRSIQVDNKTVKAQIWDTAGQERYRAITSAYYRGAVGALLVYDIAKYLSYENAERWLKELQDHADANIVIMLVGNKSDLRHLRAVPTDEARSFAEKNGLSFLETSALDSTNVEMAFHNILTEADHGATRT; from the exons TTGTGCTCATCGGGGACTCTGGGGTGGGGAAGAGCAACCTCCTGTCCCGTTTCACCCGGAACGAGTTCAACCTGGAGAGCAAGAGCACCATCGGGGTGGAATTTGCCACCAGGAGCATCCAGGTGGACAACAAAACCGTGAAAGCTCAGATCTGGGACACGGCTGGGCAGGAGCGGTACCGAGCCATCACCTCGGC GTACTACCGGGGGGCAGTGGGAGCCCTCCTGGTCTATGACATTGCCAAGTACCTGAGCTACGAGAACGCCGAGCGGtggctgaaggagctgcaggaccaCGCGGATGCCAACATCGTCATCATGCTGGTGGGCAACAAAAGTGACCTCAGGCACCTCAGGGCTGTGCCCACCGACGAGGCCAGGAGCTTTGCAG AGAAGAACGGGCTCTCCTTCCTCGAGACCTCAGCTCTGGATTCTACCAACGTGGAGATGGCTTTCCACAACATCCTGACAG AGGCAGATCACGGGGCAACCAGAACCTGA
- the LOC103538303 gene encoding ras-related protein Rab-11A isoform X1 yields the protein MRGKEDEYDYLFKVVLIGDSGVGKSNLLSRFTRNEFNLESKSTIGVEFATRSIQVDNKTVKAQIWDTAGQERYRAITSAYYRGAVGALLVYDIAKYLSYENAERWLKELQDHADANIVIMLVGNKSDLRHLRAVPTDEARSFAEKNGLSFLETSALDSTNVEMAFHNILTEIYRIVSQRQITGQPEPEFGPGTTIEPIRVLPTQQESRQTPCCQNI from the exons TTGTGCTCATCGGGGACTCTGGGGTGGGGAAGAGCAACCTCCTGTCCCGTTTCACCCGGAACGAGTTCAACCTGGAGAGCAAGAGCACCATCGGGGTGGAATTTGCCACCAGGAGCATCCAGGTGGACAACAAAACCGTGAAAGCTCAGATCTGGGACACGGCTGGGCAGGAGCGGTACCGAGCCATCACCTCGGC GTACTACCGGGGGGCAGTGGGAGCCCTCCTGGTCTATGACATTGCCAAGTACCTGAGCTACGAGAACGCCGAGCGGtggctgaaggagctgcaggaccaCGCGGATGCCAACATCGTCATCATGCTGGTGGGCAACAAAAGTGACCTCAGGCACCTCAGGGCTGTGCCCACCGACGAGGCCAGGAGCTTTGCAG AGAAGAACGGGCTCTCCTTCCTCGAGACCTCAGCTCTGGATTCTACCAACGTGGAGATGGCTTTCCACAACATCCTGACAG aGATTTACCGCATTGTCTCCCAGAGGCAGATCACGGGGCAACCAGAACCTGAATTTGGCCCCGGCACAACCATCGAGCCCATCCGGGTGCTGCCCACCCAGCAGGAGAGCAGGCAGACCCCCTGCTGCCAGAACATCTGa